A genomic region of Granulicella cerasi contains the following coding sequences:
- a CDS encoding sugar porter family MFS transporter: MSQLNRYLIKSTLIGALGGLLFGFDTAVIAGTTEQLSQVFHLTPHLLGWTVAIGLAGTVLGALTSGALGQRIGGRDALRIMAVLYCISSIGCAFAWNWDTLLVCRFIGGIGIGGSSVLGPVYIAELAPAKWRGRMVGLFQFNIVIGILLAYSSNYLITLMHFGAAQWRWEFGVAILPSAAFLVLLFAIPRSSRWLVTTNNTIEAREVLELMGSPDSDAELDAIIASVNLEQGAHDEPLFSKRYSKLIVIAISIGLFNQLSGVNAILYYANYIFSAAGYSASSAALQTVGMGLVNIFATLLGMSLIDKLGRKTLLLTGALGTAVALAGIAVIFHTHSHASLLLVMLVIFMLFFAVSQGSVIWVYLSEIFPSRVRSKGQSVGSSSHWIMNAIIAGVFPSIAAHSQAIPFAFFSAMMLLQFVVVLVLYPETKGKSLEAIQAEFHIH; encoded by the coding sequence ATGTCGCAATTGAACCGTTACCTCATCAAGTCCACGCTGATCGGTGCGCTGGGCGGCTTGCTCTTCGGCTTTGACACTGCGGTTATCGCGGGAACCACGGAGCAGCTTTCGCAGGTCTTTCATCTCACGCCACATCTTCTCGGCTGGACCGTCGCCATCGGCCTGGCGGGAACCGTGCTCGGGGCACTCACATCAGGGGCGCTCGGTCAGCGTATCGGTGGTCGCGACGCGCTCCGCATCATGGCGGTTCTCTATTGCATCTCGAGCATCGGCTGCGCGTTTGCCTGGAACTGGGATACGCTGTTGGTTTGCCGATTCATCGGCGGCATCGGCATCGGTGGTTCGTCGGTGCTGGGGCCGGTTTACATTGCAGAGCTCGCGCCGGCCAAGTGGCGCGGCCGTATGGTGGGGCTCTTTCAGTTCAATATCGTTATCGGCATCTTGCTGGCCTACAGTTCGAACTACCTCATCACGCTGATGCACTTTGGTGCGGCGCAGTGGCGTTGGGAGTTTGGCGTGGCGATTCTGCCATCAGCGGCGTTTCTCGTGTTGCTCTTTGCCATTCCGCGTAGTTCAAGATGGTTGGTCACGACGAATAACACCATCGAAGCGCGCGAAGTGTTGGAGCTGATGGGCTCGCCCGACTCTGATGCCGAGTTAGACGCAATCATTGCTTCGGTGAACCTGGAGCAGGGCGCGCATGATGAGCCGCTCTTTAGCAAGCGTTACAGCAAGCTGATCGTCATCGCGATTTCGATTGGTTTGTTCAACCAGCTCTCGGGCGTGAATGCGATCCTGTACTACGCGAATTACATTTTCTCAGCTGCGGGCTATAGTGCCTCTTCTGCTGCTCTGCAGACCGTGGGCATGGGGTTGGTGAACATCTTCGCGACGCTGCTAGGCATGAGCCTTATCGACAAGCTTGGCCGTAAGACGCTTCTGCTTACCGGAGCGTTGGGCACGGCGGTCGCTCTGGCGGGCATCGCCGTCATCTTCCACACGCACTCACACGCTTCGCTACTGCTGGTGATGCTGGTGATCTTTATGCTGTTCTTCGCGGTATCGCAGGGTTCGGTGATTTGGGTGTATCTCTCTGAGATCTTTCCCTCGCGCGTGCGCTCGAAGGGGCAGAGCGTCGGTTCATCTTCACACTGGATTATGAACGCCATCATCGCGGGCGTCTTTCCCTCGATCGCGGCTCACTCTCAGGCGATACCCTTCGCGTTCTTTTCGGCAATGATGCTGCTGCAGTTCGTGGTCGTACTCGTTCTTTACCCCGAAACCAAGGGCAAGAGCCTGGAAGCGATTCAGGCGGAGTTCCACATCCACTAA
- a CDS encoding GH92 family glycosyl hydrolase: MSFKVSRREFVGLGLMSAFPLPRALADTAHRPSDAIHPIIGASTSVKLGEGKTFPGPTMPFGMVQLGPDTITGGDNASGYSYEHTTIEGFSFNRMSGVGWYGDFGNLQMMPTTGALKTVCGREANAGEGWRSRFNHASEVAECGYYAITLDDYKIRAEMTAAKRAGILRFTFPEAKDSRIQLDLARRIGGTSTRQYVKAVNDTTLEGWMDCPNSGGGWGNGVGQVSYRAFFRVEFSRPMQRCGVWSVPIPKGFLTTRNGLLVDLFQTDKYYKLAAQAEVMHDCREKEGDHLGFFAEFGTQDREQVLAKAALSFVDIEGARANLKADIPGWEFNAVRRAAREAWDQQLNKITIKGANDTQRAIFETAMFHAAIDPREIADVDGRYKAADGTIQTQQGFRYRTIFSGWDVFRAEFPLMTIIDPSLINDEIASLLELAKRSGRGYLERWEIMNAYSGCMDGDPALSVILDAYRKGIRKYDVKQAYEACLQTSTGVGDRTNRPQNDFYMQNGYVPDQISWTLDNAYFDWCVAEFAKDLGHTDDASTLHERSLNYKKIYDPAVKSMHARHADGSWMEWKGETEFGQGCTESNPLQQSWFVPHDVYGLIETMGGEDAFAAKLEDFFEKTPPSFGWNPYYNHSNEPVHHIPYLFAYARKPWLTQKWARKILDQAYADRIDGICGNDDVGQMSAWYVMSALGFYPVCPGSNVYIIGSPLFEEATVKLDPAWHKGRTFQVRTLGNAATTPYVRAIKLNGKALNRCWITHEEIVAGGVLELTMDSKPALQFASAELPPATMPR, encoded by the coding sequence ATGTCTTTCAAGGTTTCCCGTCGTGAGTTCGTCGGCCTCGGCTTGATGAGTGCATTCCCTCTCCCCCGAGCCCTTGCTGACACCGCCCATCGTCCCAGTGACGCCATCCATCCCATCATCGGCGCCAGCACGAGCGTGAAGCTCGGCGAAGGCAAGACATTCCCCGGCCCGACGATGCCGTTCGGCATGGTGCAGCTCGGCCCAGACACCATCACCGGCGGCGATAACGCGTCCGGCTACTCCTACGAGCACACCACGATTGAAGGCTTCAGCTTCAACCGCATGAGCGGTGTGGGTTGGTACGGCGACTTTGGCAATCTTCAGATGATGCCGACAACCGGCGCACTGAAGACGGTCTGCGGTCGTGAAGCGAATGCTGGTGAAGGATGGCGCTCACGCTTCAACCATGCAAGTGAGGTCGCAGAGTGTGGCTACTATGCCATCACGCTTGACGATTACAAGATTCGCGCAGAGATGACCGCAGCCAAGCGCGCGGGCATCCTTCGCTTCACATTTCCTGAGGCGAAAGACTCTCGCATTCAGCTCGATCTCGCGCGCCGCATCGGGGGAACCTCCACACGGCAGTATGTGAAAGCGGTGAACGACACGACGCTCGAAGGATGGATGGACTGCCCGAACAGTGGTGGAGGATGGGGCAACGGCGTAGGCCAGGTGAGCTATCGCGCGTTCTTCCGCGTTGAGTTCTCCCGCCCTATGCAGCGTTGCGGTGTGTGGTCAGTTCCGATCCCCAAGGGCTTTCTCACCACGAGGAACGGCCTGCTGGTCGATCTCTTCCAGACCGATAAATATTACAAACTCGCCGCGCAGGCTGAAGTGATGCACGATTGTCGCGAGAAAGAAGGCGATCATCTTGGTTTCTTCGCGGAGTTCGGCACCCAAGATCGTGAGCAAGTGCTGGCGAAGGCTGCGCTCTCGTTTGTGGACATCGAAGGCGCGCGCGCTAACCTCAAGGCCGATATCCCCGGATGGGAGTTCAACGCTGTGCGTCGTGCAGCACGCGAAGCCTGGGACCAGCAGCTCAACAAGATCACCATCAAAGGTGCGAACGACACGCAGCGCGCGATCTTCGAAACCGCTATGTTCCATGCGGCGATCGACCCGCGGGAGATCGCCGACGTCGATGGTCGCTACAAGGCAGCCGACGGCACGATTCAGACCCAACAGGGTTTCCGATATCGCACCATCTTCAGCGGATGGGATGTCTTTCGCGCAGAGTTCCCGCTGATGACCATCATCGATCCGTCTCTCATCAACGACGAGATCGCTTCCCTGCTCGAACTCGCCAAGCGTAGTGGCCGCGGCTACCTCGAGCGGTGGGAGATTATGAACGCCTACAGCGGTTGCATGGATGGCGATCCCGCGCTGTCTGTCATCCTCGACGCGTATCGCAAGGGCATCCGCAAGTACGACGTGAAGCAGGCGTATGAAGCCTGCTTGCAAACATCTACCGGAGTCGGCGATCGCACGAATCGTCCGCAAAACGATTTCTATATGCAGAACGGCTACGTGCCCGACCAGATCTCGTGGACACTCGACAACGCGTACTTCGATTGGTGCGTTGCAGAGTTCGCCAAGGACCTCGGGCACACTGACGATGCGTCTACGCTCCATGAGCGCTCGCTGAATTACAAGAAAATCTACGATCCTGCCGTGAAGAGTATGCACGCGCGTCATGCCGATGGCTCCTGGATGGAGTGGAAAGGCGAGACAGAGTTCGGCCAGGGCTGCACGGAGAGCAATCCTCTGCAGCAGTCGTGGTTCGTGCCGCACGATGTGTATGGACTCATCGAGACGATGGGCGGAGAAGACGCCTTCGCCGCGAAGCTTGAAGACTTCTTCGAGAAGACGCCTCCGTCCTTCGGCTGGAACCCCTACTACAACCACTCCAACGAACCTGTGCACCACATCCCGTATCTCTTCGCTTATGCACGCAAGCCGTGGCTGACACAGAAGTGGGCACGTAAGATTCTCGACCAGGCGTACGCAGACCGCATCGACGGCATCTGCGGCAACGATGATGTGGGTCAGATGTCAGCCTGGTATGTGATGAGCGCGCTCGGCTTTTACCCCGTTTGCCCGGGCAGCAACGTGTACATCATCGGCTCACCGCTCTTCGAAGAAGCTACCGTCAAGCTCGATCCCGCGTGGCACAAAGGGCGAACCTTCCAGGTCCGTACCCTTGGCAACGCGGCCACAACGCCTTACGTGCGAGCCATCAAGTTGAACGGCAAAGCGCTGAACCGTTGCTGGATTACGCACGAAGAGATCGTCGCCGGAGGCGTGCTCGAGCTGACGATGGACTCCAAGCCTGCGCTGCAGTTCGCGTCCGCAGAACTGCCACCAGCGACGATGCCACGCTAA
- a CDS encoding LacI family DNA-binding transcriptional regulator: MARIAGVGTTTVSRVINGGDRVAPEMLAHVRKVMEELGYEPNQAARALKSARSKTIGLIIPSIVDPFFAEFASVVELMAREKDYAVIFLTSHDRAERGMADLKILERHRADGLLIVPPRTGSKALLDQLTQLGVPVVAFDRPLIGRNCSRILCGNFPAAEIATKHLIDHGRKRILVLGGDPRLHTIQQRLEGYEKAIGEAGLEPIIEMDASDYASAEAAITRRIKQKGGIDAIFGLYNQSTIRAYEVLQNRNIRVPDEISLIGFDDFALASTLRPSITVMRQNITEMAQTATRLLLQHMNGEVTSPQQIEIEAHLIVRQSCGFHGATSK, from the coding sequence GTGGCCCGCATTGCCGGCGTGGGAACCACCACGGTCTCGCGCGTCATCAATGGTGGCGATCGCGTCGCGCCGGAGATGCTCGCGCATGTTCGCAAGGTGATGGAGGAGCTCGGATACGAGCCGAACCAGGCAGCTCGCGCGCTGAAAAGCGCCCGCTCGAAGACAATCGGGCTCATTATCCCCTCGATCGTCGATCCATTCTTTGCAGAGTTTGCCTCTGTCGTGGAACTCATGGCGCGCGAGAAGGACTACGCAGTTATCTTCCTCACCTCGCATGACCGTGCAGAACGAGGTATGGCTGACCTCAAGATTCTCGAACGCCATCGCGCAGACGGCCTTCTCATCGTGCCTCCCCGCACGGGATCAAAAGCGCTGCTCGATCAACTGACACAGCTTGGCGTTCCAGTCGTTGCTTTCGATCGCCCTCTCATCGGCCGCAACTGCTCGCGGATTTTGTGCGGCAACTTTCCAGCGGCAGAGATTGCGACGAAGCACCTCATTGACCACGGCCGCAAACGCATCCTCGTCTTGGGCGGCGATCCGCGTCTGCACACCATCCAGCAGCGTCTCGAAGGCTACGAGAAAGCCATCGGCGAAGCAGGTCTGGAACCCATCATCGAGATGGACGCGAGTGACTACGCGTCGGCCGAAGCGGCCATCACTCGCCGCATCAAGCAAAAAGGTGGCATCGACGCGATCTTCGGCCTCTATAACCAGTCGACGATCCGCGCCTATGAGGTGCTGCAGAATCGCAACATTCGCGTGCCCGACGAAATCAGCCTGATCGGCTTCGACGACTTTGCACTTGCGTCCACGCTGCGGCCCTCGATCACCGTCATGCGCCAGAACATCACGGAAATGGCGCAAACGGCCACGCGACTCCTGTTGCAGCATATGAACGGCGAGGTCACATCACCGCAGCAGATTGAGATTGAAGCTCACCTTATCGTGCGCCAGTCCTGTGGTTTCCACGGCGCAACCAGCAAGTAG